In the genome of Gossypium arboreum isolate Shixiya-1 unplaced genomic scaffold, ASM2569848v2 Contig01100, whole genome shotgun sequence, one region contains:
- the LOC128289326 gene encoding protein TIC 214-like, which yields MMILKSFIPGNLISLYMTIINSVVMVGLYYGFLTTLSIGPSYIFLLRARFMEEGEEGTEKRVSATTGFIAGQLMMFISIYYVPLHLALGKPHTITVLALPYLLFHFFWNNHKDFFDHRRPTRNSMRNLSIQCVFLNNLIIQLFNHFILPSSMLARLVNIYMFRCNNNMLFVTSSFVGWLIGHILLMKWVGLVLVWIQQNNLIRSNVLIRSNKYLVSEFRN from the coding sequence atgatgattttaaaatcttttatacCAGGGAATCTAATATCCTTATACATGACGATAATCAATTCGGTCGTTATGGTCGGACTCTATTATGGATTTCTGACCACACTATCCATAGGTCCCTCTTATATCTTCCTTCTACGAGCTCGGTTTATGGAAGAAGGAGAAGAAGGAACCGAGAAGAGAGTATCAGCAACAACTGGGTTTATTGCAGGCCAGCTCATGATGTTCATATCAATCTACTATGTACCTCTGCATTTAGCATTGGGTAAACCTCATACAATAACTGTCCTAGCTCTACCGTATCTTTTGTTTCATTTCTTCTGGAACAATCACAAAGACTTTTTTGATCATAGACGTCCTACCAGAAATTCAATGCGTAATCTTAGCATTCAATGTGTATTcctgaataatctcattattcaatTATTCAACCATTTCATTTTACCAAGTTCAATGTTAGCCAGATTAGTCAACATCTATATGTTTCGATGCAACAACAATATGTTATTTGTAACAAGTAGTTTTGTTGGTTGGTTAATTGGTCATATTTTATTGATGAAATGGGTTGGGTTGGTATTAGTCTGGATacaacaaaataatttaattaggtCTAATGTACTTATTCGATCTAATAAGTATCTTGTATCAGAATTTAGAAAT